One Polaribacter sp. KT25b DNA segment encodes these proteins:
- a CDS encoding IS3 family transposase: protein MSKQAFYKRCKEQEIKQINYDKLIVMVLDYRKKVGMRTGGIKLYDELKSDFIKQNIKMGRDKFYDFLRLHNLLVPKLKNYVTTTDSNHQFRKYKNLIKDQVPNRPEQLWVTDITYIKTENGHNYLAIVTDAYSKQIMGYKLDNNMKTSLCIEALAMAIKNRKYPNEKLIHHSDRGFQYCNPKYTAFAEENGMIMSMTEQYDPYENAIAERINRTLKYEYGLRNCIKNTAIAQEITKQAVDIYNNLRKHFSLDLRNPADVHLNPNIKYKSYRKNKVNLPELKI from the coding sequence ATTAGTAAACAAGCCTTCTACAAAAGATGTAAAGAACAAGAAATCAAACAAATAAATTATGATAAACTTATTGTAATGGTACTAGATTATCGCAAAAAAGTAGGCATGAGAACTGGTGGTATTAAGCTGTATGATGAACTAAAATCTGACTTCATAAAACAAAACATAAAGATGGGAAGAGATAAATTTTACGACTTTTTAAGGCTCCATAATTTGCTCGTCCCTAAGCTTAAAAATTACGTGACAACAACAGATTCGAATCATCAATTTAGAAAATATAAAAACCTAATTAAAGACCAAGTGCCTAATAGACCAGAACAACTCTGGGTAACCGATATAACATACATTAAAACAGAAAATGGACACAATTATCTAGCAATCGTAACAGATGCATATTCAAAGCAAATTATGGGATATAAATTAGATAACAATATGAAGACATCTCTTTGTATAGAAGCTCTTGCTATGGCTATTAAAAACAGAAAATATCCCAATGAAAAACTAATTCATCATTCTGATAGAGGTTTTCAATACTGCAATCCTAAATACACAGCATTTGCCGAAGAAAATGGAATGATAATGAGTATGACAGAACAATATGATCCTTACGAAAATGCAATCGCTGAGAGAATTAATAGAACTTTAAAATATGAATATGGGCTTAGAAACTGTATTAAAAACACTGCTATTGCTCAAGAAATTACAAAACAAGCTGTAGATATATACAATAATTTGAGAAAGCATTTTAGCCTAGATTTAAGAAATCCTGCTGACGTACATTTAAATCCTAACATTAAATACAAATCATATCGAAAAAATAAAGTAAATTTACCTGAACTTAAAATTTAA
- a CDS encoding DUF6266 family protein, which yields MATFEKGILGGFSGKVGNVVGSKWRGKNVMRSLPQRGKYTPTEKQEQQRAKFKTVIGFLSPITEVLNLYFGNTIGDKSRFNIATSYHLKNAVKSTPLGMVMDYEKVLISKGDLRGIDGGTIATGAGQTLTFGWQDNSGQGKATATDAFMIVIYVPDLHMYYTNLSVATREATTATVTLPNYMASFEVEVWASFNKPGTNFAATSTYLGPVTIL from the coding sequence ATGGCAACATTCGAAAAAGGTATTCTTGGCGGATTTTCTGGCAAAGTAGGAAACGTAGTAGGCTCTAAATGGAGAGGTAAAAATGTAATGCGTAGTTTACCACAGCGTGGTAAATATACACCTACAGAAAAACAAGAGCAACAGCGCGCAAAATTTAAAACTGTTATAGGCTTTTTAAGTCCGATTACAGAGGTATTAAATTTGTATTTTGGCAATACGATAGGCGATAAATCTCGCTTTAATATTGCTACTTCTTATCATCTTAAAAACGCAGTAAAAAGCACACCGCTGGGCATGGTTATGGACTATGAAAAAGTTTTAATTAGCAAGGGCGATTTAAGAGGTATTGATGGTGGTACTATAGCAACTGGTGCGGGGCAAACTCTAACTTTTGGTTGGCAAGATAATAGCGGACAAGGTAAAGCTACCGCTACCGATGCATTTATGATTGTTATATATGTACCCGATTTACATATGTACTATACCAATTTATCTGTTGCTACTAGAGAAGCTACCACAGCAACAGTAACTTTACCCAACTATATGGCAAGTTTTGAGGTAGAAGTTTGGGCTTCTTTTAACAAGCCAGGCACCAATTTTGCAGCAACAAGTACTTATTTGGGACCTGTTACAATATTATAA
- a CDS encoding GIY-YIG nuclease family protein codes for MAGYVYILQCSDGTYYTGSTRNLEKRLAAHQSKKGANYTKTRLPVTVVFQELFLNIADAFYYEKKIQKWSHAKKKALIKNNWKLLPILSECKNDTHFKNKE; via the coding sequence ATGGCTGGATACGTATACATATTACAATGCTCCGATGGAACATATTACACTGGGAGTACAAGAAATTTAGAAAAAAGATTAGCAGCTCACCAATCAAAAAAGGGAGCTAATTACACTAAAACCAGATTACCAGTAACAGTAGTTTTTCAAGAATTATTTTTAAATATAGCAGATGCTTTCTATTATGAAAAGAAAATTCAAAAATGGTCGCATGCTAAAAAGAAAGCTCTTATTAAAAACAATTGGAAACTCTTACCTATACTTTCAGAATGCAAGAATGATACACACTTTAAAAATAAAGAATAA
- a CDS encoding outer membrane beta-barrel family protein, whose product MNSFIKKALCMLLVLYAGSYLKAQNNSTKIIGVLIEDATSLAIPYATVVLHDKTSKKIIVGTTSNDKGAFSITTTHNNFYLEISFMGFKTKTITTFNFINKKADLGNIILTTDKQALDEVVVTGEVSKTVFKLDKRVFNVGADISSTGASALEVLNNVPSVNVNIEGEISLRGSTGVQILINGKPSVLADESSNALGTITADMIESIEVITNPSAKYEASGTAGILNIILKKEEKKGWNGAVSLNTGTPDNHSIGLSLNRRTESFNLFAQLGAGYRSIPKKSEAINTDLVNNEVIFSNGTESRDETFYNLTLGTDYYINDLNVITLSGNFAYEVEEQPSETNFSYFDATNSLISSWVRNEITDATNPKYTYELNYKKEFKNNEEHTLLFSALGRFFGKDQSSEFTNTTISGTDSNSEQETETNFKQANYTFKIDYTNPISNIYTLETGAQYVINDVGNDYEVRDVSNGVFVVDEDLTNDFEYNQKVLGVYVTGAYEKEKWGIKAGLRVEHTNLTTLLTNTNEANEQNFTNIFPTLHSSYKVAEDFSLQAGYSKRIYRPGLRDLNPFFNIRNNFNIRVGNPNLQPEFTDSYELTSIYKIGKASLSSSFYHQYTTDMVQQVSTYVDNVTISTPENIGTDSAFGFETNGKYRPNNWLTITGNVNFNYFDRKGSYETQIFDFSGSQWSSKLGSKIGLPADIDLELTGNYQSGYKTVQGSITGFVFLDVGVRKKIFKGKAIVNLGVRDLFESRNFEQFVSQTTFETYSFTQRGRFVTLGISYGFGKGEAMTYSGGRRR is encoded by the coding sequence ATGAATTCATTTATAAAAAAGGCATTATGCATGTTACTTGTTTTATATGCAGGTAGTTATCTAAAAGCACAGAATAATAGTACTAAAATTATTGGAGTACTAATAGAAGACGCTACATCTTTAGCCATACCGTATGCAACAGTAGTTCTACATGATAAAACATCAAAAAAAATTATAGTTGGCACAACATCTAACGATAAAGGAGCTTTTAGCATTACTACTACTCATAACAATTTTTATTTAGAAATAAGTTTTATGGGGTTTAAAACAAAAACAATAACCACTTTTAATTTTATCAATAAAAAGGCAGATTTAGGCAATATAATTTTAACTACAGATAAGCAAGCACTAGACGAAGTAGTAGTAACAGGCGAAGTTTCTAAGACCGTTTTTAAATTAGATAAACGTGTTTTTAATGTAGGTGCAGATATTAGTAGCACAGGCGCAAGTGCTTTAGAAGTGCTAAATAACGTACCTTCTGTAAATGTAAATATAGAAGGTGAAATTAGTTTAAGAGGTAGTACTGGTGTACAAATATTAATTAATGGTAAACCATCTGTTTTAGCAGACGAATCTAGCAATGCACTGGGTACAATTACTGCAGATATGATAGAAAGTATAGAAGTAATTACAAATCCTTCTGCTAAATATGAAGCATCCGGAACAGCAGGAATTTTAAACATTATTCTAAAAAAAGAAGAAAAAAAAGGTTGGAACGGGGCTGTATCTTTAAATACCGGAACTCCAGATAATCATAGTATTGGCTTAAGTTTAAACCGAAGAACAGAAAGTTTTAATTTATTTGCACAATTAGGAGCAGGGTATAGATCTATACCAAAAAAATCGGAAGCTATAAATACAGATTTGGTAAATAATGAAGTTATTTTTAGCAACGGAACAGAATCTAGAGACGAAACCTTTTACAATCTTACTTTAGGTACAGATTATTATATAAATGATTTAAATGTAATTACTTTATCTGGTAATTTTGCCTATGAAGTGGAAGAGCAACCATCAGAAACTAATTTTAGTTATTTTGATGCTACTAATAGTTTAATTTCTAGTTGGGTACGTAATGAAATTACCGATGCTACCAACCCTAAATATACATACGAATTAAATTATAAAAAAGAATTTAAAAACAACGAAGAGCATACGTTATTGTTTAGTGCTTTAGGGCGTTTTTTTGGTAAAGACCAGTCATCAGAATTTACAAATACTACTATTTCTGGTACCGATAGTAATAGCGAACAAGAAACTGAAACTAATTTTAAGCAAGCAAACTATACATTTAAGATAGATTATACAAATCCTATTTCTAATATTTATACTTTAGAAACTGGTGCACAATATGTTATTAATGATGTTGGTAACGATTATGAGGTAAGAGATGTAAGCAATGGTGTTTTTGTTGTAGACGAAGATTTAACCAACGATTTTGAATACAATCAAAAAGTATTAGGTGTCTATGTAACGGGGGCTTACGAAAAAGAAAAATGGGGTATAAAAGCAGGTCTAAGAGTAGAACATACCAACTTAACAACCCTTTTAACAAATACCAATGAAGCTAACGAGCAAAATTTTACTAATATTTTTCCAACATTACATTCATCCTACAAAGTAGCAGAAGATTTTTCGCTGCAAGCAGGATATTCTAAACGTATTTATAGACCCGGGTTAAGAGATTTAAATCCGTTTTTTAATATTAGAAATAACTTTAATATTCGTGTTGGTAACCCAAATCTACAACCAGAATTTACAGATTCTTACGAGTTAACTAGTATCTATAAAATAGGAAAAGCTTCTTTAAGTTCTAGTTTTTATCATCAATATACAACAGATATGGTGCAACAAGTTTCTACATATGTAGATAATGTAACCATATCTACTCCAGAAAATATTGGAACAGATTCGGCTTTTGGGTTTGAAACAAACGGTAAATACAGACCTAATAATTGGTTAACAATAACAGGTAATGTTAACTTTAATTATTTTGATAGAAAAGGTAGTTATGAAACACAAATTTTTGATTTTTCTGGTAGTCAATGGTCTTCTAAATTAGGCTCTAAAATAGGATTGCCAGCAGATATTGATTTAGAATTAACTGGTAATTACCAATCGGGTTATAAAACGGTACAAGGTAGTATTACCGGGTTTGTTTTTTTAGATGTGGGTGTACGTAAAAAAATATTTAAAGGAAAAGCTATTGTAAATCTAGGAGTTAGAGATTTGTTCGAGTCTAGAAATTTTGAACAATTTGTGTCTCAAACTACTTTTGAAACTTACAGTTTTACACAACGTGGTCGTTTTGTAACTTTAGGTATTAGCTACGGCTTTGGTAAAGGAGAAGCCATGACATACTCTGGTGGTAGAAGAAGATAA
- a CDS encoding LytTR family DNA-binding domain-containing protein codes for MKITCVIVDDEPMALNLVESYVEKTPFLELKKKCSSAIEALEFIKTTSVDLLFLDIQMPDLTGIEFSKMLPKETRVIFTTAFDQYALEGFKVEALDYLLKPFDYSEFLVAANKASTWFELVKRKKQPIISEEKEFLFVKSEYKQLRIKLADVLYFESLKDYIKIWIKDNPKAILTLMSLKTLEEELPETQFMRVHRSFIVSLKNVEVIERSQIIINKQRITVSDQYKPKFLAFVNNNSLNS; via the coding sequence ATGAAAATTACCTGTGTTATTGTAGATGATGAACCTATGGCACTTAATTTAGTAGAAAGCTATGTAGAAAAAACGCCCTTTTTAGAGCTTAAAAAAAAATGTAGTAGTGCTATTGAAGCTTTAGAGTTTATTAAAACTACTTCTGTAGATTTATTGTTCTTAGATATTCAAATGCCAGATTTAACGGGTATTGAGTTTTCTAAAATGTTGCCTAAAGAAACTCGTGTAATTTTTACTACTGCTTTTGATCAATATGCTTTAGAAGGTTTTAAAGTTGAAGCTTTAGATTATTTACTAAAACCGTTTGATTATTCAGAGTTTTTAGTAGCAGCAAATAAAGCAAGTACTTGGTTTGAGTTAGTAAAGAGGAAAAAGCAACCTATTATTTCTGAAGAAAAAGAATTTCTTTTTGTAAAATCTGAATACAAGCAATTGCGTATTAAATTAGCAGATGTTTTGTATTTTGAAAGCTTAAAAGATTATATTAAAATTTGGATAAAAGACAATCCGAAAGCAATTTTAACGCTGATGAGCTTAAAGACTTTAGAAGAAGAACTACCAGAAACTCAGTTTATGCGTGTACATCGTTCTTTTATTGTATCTCTAAAAAATGTGGAAGTTATAGAGCGTAGTCAGATAATTATCAATAAACAACGAATTACAGTTTCTGATCAATACAAACCAAAATTTTTAGCGTTTGTTAATAATAATTCTTTAAATTCTTAA
- a CDS encoding helix-turn-helix domain-containing protein, protein MKTQNEHCRKKTYEKVTLELKLLVVDQIQNGQISTNFASKKYDIPRTTIGYWIKKYSTLVQQNTGMSKINEIKKLKERIEALEFIKDFQQDIIADMEIITGVDLSKKSLPKTLVKEIELKKKNRLKESGSINVLGLVNKPSTKDVKNKKSNK, encoded by the coding sequence ATGAAAACACAAAATGAACACTGCCGAAAAAAAACTTACGAAAAAGTAACTTTAGAGCTTAAATTATTAGTCGTTGACCAAATTCAAAATGGTCAGATCTCAACCAACTTCGCTTCTAAAAAATATGACATTCCTAGAACTACCATTGGCTATTGGATTAAAAAATATAGTACTTTAGTGCAACAAAATACAGGAATGAGCAAAATAAACGAAATAAAAAAATTAAAGGAACGTATTGAAGCCCTTGAGTTTATCAAAGACTTTCAGCAAGATATTATTGCCGATATGGAAATCATTACAGGAGTCGATTTATCAAAAAAGTCGCTGCCCAAAACATTAGTAAAAGAGATAGAGCTAAAAAAGAAAAACCGTTTAAAAGAAAGTGGTTCTATAAATGTTTTGGGATTAGTAAACAAGCCTTCTACAAAAGATGTAAAGAACAAGAAATCAAACAAATAA
- a CDS encoding sensor histidine kinase, with protein MHKNIKINIFSHLLVWLVLFSIPYILSYGQEQDVNRIIAHFWVPLVFYAIVFYLNYFILIDRFLFLKKIIPFIIINIIVIAFFITTKELIENFYFEELFKKTPKVEGEGPPLKMFIYFQMISYMAPLLFSIAIKSTKKLVKTEAERKEAANFKLKSELEHLRYQLQPHFFFNSLNNIYALVDLSPEQAKKSVHSLSKLMRYMLYETNVELISLTKEIDFMKKYIDLMKLRVSDKTVINYNFPTEESGIKIAPLLFISLIENAFKHGVSASKESTIDIVITCKDKTVLFTIENNNFPKKTDDKSGSGIGIPNIKKRLELLYPNKNSFNTFVKDNRFTAILEIKTN; from the coding sequence ATGCATAAAAATATAAAAATTAACATCTTTTCTCATCTACTCGTGTGGCTTGTGTTGTTTAGTATACCCTATATTTTATCTTATGGTCAAGAACAAGATGTTAATAGAATTATAGCTCACTTTTGGGTTCCTTTGGTATTTTACGCAATAGTATTTTATCTTAATTATTTTATTTTAATAGATCGGTTTTTATTTTTAAAAAAAATAATTCCTTTTATTATAATTAATATAATTGTTATTGCTTTTTTTATTACTACAAAAGAACTAATTGAAAATTTTTATTTCGAAGAATTATTTAAAAAAACACCTAAAGTTGAAGGAGAAGGGCCTCCACTTAAAATGTTTATTTATTTTCAAATGATTTCTTATATGGCTCCTTTGTTATTTTCTATAGCTATAAAAAGTACCAAAAAATTAGTAAAAACAGAAGCAGAGCGTAAAGAAGCTGCTAATTTTAAACTAAAATCAGAATTAGAGCATTTGCGTTATCAATTGCAACCACATTTCTTTTTTAATTCGTTAAATAATATTTATGCTTTGGTAGATCTATCACCAGAACAAGCAAAAAAATCGGTGCATAGTTTAAGTAAATTAATGCGTTATATGTTATATGAAACCAATGTAGAATTAATATCTTTAACCAAAGAAATCGATTTTATGAAAAAATATATCGATTTAATGAAATTGCGTGTGTCTGATAAAACTGTTATAAACTATAATTTTCCAACCGAAGAATCTGGAATTAAAATAGCACCTTTATTATTTATATCTTTAATAGAAAATGCTTTTAAACATGGGGTTTCTGCTAGTAAAGAAAGTACTATAGATATTGTTATTACTTGTAAAGATAAAACAGTTTTATTTACCATAGAAAATAATAATTTTCCGAAAAAGACAGATGATAAAAGTGGATCTGGAATTGGGATTCCGAATATTAAAAAACGTTTAGAATTACTATATCCTAACAAAAACAGTTTTAATACCTTTGTAAAAGACAATCGATTTACAGCAATTTTAGAAATTAAAACCAACTAG
- a CDS encoding AlpA family transcriptional regulator translates to MKKDENDYVIYDARMMENEKFLTTQEATEHFKVSRSTLYRLRKKLLIPVSKIGSRPIYPLLLLNTTFSKRAVQSIIQQKPTDK, encoded by the coding sequence ATGAAAAAAGATGAAAACGATTATGTAATCTATGATGCCAGAATGATGGAAAATGAAAAGTTTCTTACAACTCAAGAAGCCACAGAGCATTTTAAAGTTAGTAGAAGTACATTATATAGATTAAGAAAAAAACTATTGATTCCTGTTTCTAAAATAGGCTCCAGACCAATTTATCCACTTTTACTATTAAATACAACATTTTCTAAAAGAGCAGTTCAAAGTATAATACAGCAAAAGCCTACAGATAAGTAA